A portion of the Oncorhynchus gorbuscha isolate QuinsamMale2020 ecotype Even-year linkage group LG19, OgorEven_v1.0, whole genome shotgun sequence genome contains these proteins:
- the LOC124005456 gene encoding serpin H1-like — MWVTVVALCLLAIVASGEDGKKLSSHATTMADQSANLAFRLYHTVAKEKGLDNILISPVVVASSLGMVVLGGKASTASQVKSVLSADALKDEHLHTGLSELLNEVSYSKTRNVTWKISNRLYGPSSVTFADDFVKSSKKHYNYDHSKINLRDKRSAVNSINEWAAKSTDGKLPEITKDVQNADGAMIANAMFFKPHWDEKFHEKMVDNRGFLVTRSFTVSVPMMHRTGLYKFHDDTENRLFVLDMPLGQKQSSLVFIMPYHLEPLDRLEKLLTRKQLETWMGKMEERAVAISLPKVSVEVSHNLQKTLGELGLTEAVDKTKADFSNISGKKDLYLSNVFHASAMEWDIEGNPSDTSIFGSEKLRNPKLFYADHPFIFLVKDNKTNSILFIGRMVRPKGDTMRDEL; from the exons ATGTGGGTGACCGTCGTAGCTCTGTGCCTGCTGGCCATTGTGGCCTCTGGAGAAGACGGGAAGAAGCTGAGCAGCCACGCCACCACCATGGCTGACCAGAGCGCCAACCTGGCCTTCAGACTCTACCACACGGTGGCCAAGGAGAAGGGCCTTGACAACATCCTGATATCCCCTGTGGTGGTGGCCTCCTCCCTGGGCATGGTGGTCCTCGGGGGCAAGGCTTCCACCGCCTCCCAGGTCAAGTCTGTCCTCAGTGCTGACGCCCTGAAGGATGAGCACCTGCACACAGGCCTGTCAGAGCTCCTGAATGAGGTCAGCTACTCCAAGACCCGTAATGTCACATGGAAGATCAGCAACCGCCTCTACGGCCCCAGCTCGGTCACATTTGCCGATGACTTTGTGAAGAGCAGCAAGAAGCACTACAACTATGACCATTCAAAGATCAACCTCAGGGACAAGAGGAGCGCAGTGAACTCCATCAACGAATGGGCGGCCAAGTCGACAGACGGCAAGCTGCCTGAGATCACCAAGGATGTGCAGAATGCTGATGGAGCCATGATCGCCAACGCTATGTTCTTCAAGC CTCACTGGGATGAGAAGTTCCATGAGAAGATGGTAGACAACCGTGGCTTCCTGGTGACCCGTTCATTCACAGTCTCTGTTCCCATGATGCATCGCACTG GTCTCTATAAGTTCCATGATGACACAGAGAACAGGTTGTTTGTGCTGGACATGCCTCTGGGCCAGAAGCAGTCCAGCCTGGTGTTCATCATGCCCTACCACCTGGAGCCCCTAGATAGGCTGGAGAAGCTGCTGACCCGCAAGCAGCTGGAAACCTGGATGGGCAAGATGGAGGAGAGGGCCGTGGCCATCTCTCTGCCCAAAGTCAGTGTAGAAGTTAGCCACAACCTCCAG AAAACTCTTGGTGAGCTTGGTCTGACTGAAGCTGTGGACAAAACCAAGGCTGATTTTTCCAACATCTCTGGCAAGAAGGACCTGTACCTCTCCAATGTGTTCCACGCCTCTGCCATGGAGTGGGACATTGAGGGGAACCCTTCTGACACCAGCATCTTCGGAAGCGAGAAGCTGAGAAACCCCAAGTTATTCTACGCTGACCATCCCTTCATCTTCCTGGTGAAGGACAACAAGACCAACTCCATCCTCTTCATCGGCAGAATGGTGCGACCCAAAGGAGACACGATGCGTGATGAGTTATAA